In Brevibacterium spongiae, a single genomic region encodes these proteins:
- a CDS encoding DUF6349 family protein, with amino-acid sequence MTEQLDIFAALEANERAERSAHLPRTFIASDEYTPQELADAKTAWWDEHWHMKQPPAPRMWEHSICQPFGSGTAHSVWVMAADLGCRHFNTDCYCVGDRVYRAYCSDCQWWTPIAGHEDEAIRAYHDHCWPGWRSLPICTHPNPEKPPKLPADYPQEWQVTGAPILTHRTWPGTRNVPGRSPFGGYDMADPKCLEKI; translated from the coding sequence ATGACTGAACAGCTCGACATCTTCGCCGCCCTTGAAGCCAATGAACGCGCCGAACGCTCCGCTCACCTACCCCGCACATTCATCGCCAGCGACGAGTACACCCCGCAGGAACTCGCAGACGCAAAAACAGCATGGTGGGACGAGCACTGGCACATGAAGCAGCCACCGGCCCCGCGCATGTGGGAGCACTCCATCTGCCAGCCGTTCGGCTCCGGCACCGCCCACTCTGTCTGGGTTATGGCCGCAGACCTTGGATGCCGCCACTTCAACACAGACTGCTACTGCGTCGGGGATCGCGTCTACCGGGCCTACTGCTCAGACTGCCAGTGGTGGACACCTATCGCTGGGCACGAGGACGAGGCCATCCGCGCCTACCACGATCACTGCTGGCCAGGATGGCGGAGCCTGCCGATCTGCACGCACCCGAACCCTGAAAAGCCACCGAAGCTCCCTGCCGACTATCCGCAGGAATGGCAGGTGACGGGTGCGCCGATCCTCACCCATCGGACATGGCCGGGCACACGGAATGTCCCTGGCCGGTCGCCCTTTGGTGGCTATGACATGGCCGACCCGAAATGCCTTGAAAAGATCTGA